The following proteins come from a genomic window of Stigmatella erecta:
- a CDS encoding glutamine amidotransferase-related protein, which translates to MRAVVFEHDENTGVGRLGPALQQAGFSLVRRFRAVRREDVDAELVVVMGGHMGAYEGDQHPFLHEEIALLAERLANERPCLGICLGAQMLASAAGVEVFPGKNGFEVGAAPVRWTQEGLKDPVIAGVRPRTVVAHWHQDTFKAVPGATLLASTDRYTQQAFRLGTSYGFQFHLELEASVLDGWLTQWPEELQRHGTDVAAVRAQLPKLKAAQPELDELMHRLAHHFAKTVR; encoded by the coding sequence ATGCGCGCAGTGGTCTTCGAGCATGACGAGAACACGGGCGTGGGGCGGCTCGGCCCCGCGCTCCAGCAGGCCGGCTTCTCCCTGGTCCGGCGCTTCCGCGCGGTGCGCCGCGAGGACGTGGACGCGGAGCTGGTGGTGGTGATGGGCGGCCACATGGGCGCCTACGAGGGGGACCAGCACCCCTTCCTCCACGAGGAGATCGCCCTGCTCGCCGAGCGGCTGGCCAACGAGCGCCCCTGCCTGGGCATCTGCCTGGGCGCGCAGATGCTGGCCTCGGCCGCCGGGGTGGAGGTGTTCCCCGGCAAGAACGGCTTCGAGGTGGGCGCCGCCCCCGTCCGGTGGACGCAGGAGGGGCTGAAGGATCCGGTCATCGCCGGGGTCCGCCCCCGAACGGTGGTGGCCCACTGGCACCAGGACACCTTCAAGGCCGTGCCCGGCGCCACGTTGCTCGCCTCCACGGACCGCTACACCCAGCAGGCCTTCCGGCTGGGCACCTCCTATGGCTTCCAGTTCCACCTGGAGCTGGAGGCCTCCGTGCTCGACGGCTGGCTGACCCAGTGGCCCGAGGAGCTGCAGCGCCACGGCACGGACGTGGCGGCCGTCCGCGCGCAGCTCCCCAAGCTCAAGGCGGCCCAGCCGGAGCTCGATGAGCTGATGCACCGGCTGGCCCACCACTTCGCCAAGACCGTCCGCTGA